The genomic region GTCACAGACATCTAAAATTACTTCATAAAGAAatagggttttgatgttttgagcCTAAGTCTTGGCTTGGTTGTGTTTAATTCATAGATGAAATTATGTTTTTGAGAAAAATTCAATCCGGTTTTAAAAGCGGTCTCCGGTTTGGTTTTATTTAGACCCGCACCCGCACCTCATTTATGCTTAAAAATTCGGTTCGGTCCCCGCACCGGAAAAAACCCGAATTTTTCGGTCTCCATTATTCGGTTTTCGGTCCGGTTTCGGTTTAAAAATGCGGTTCGGttttttttgctcagccctaatcACCGTAACCCTTAACTAAAATTCCGTCAATTTGCACCATTAATTGTTGATGTGGCGTGTGATGTGGCTATTTGGTCTTGATGTAGCGTGTGACATGGATTGCAAGGCGGGATTAATTAGTTAGTCGTATTAGTTAGATTTAATAAGTAGTCGGGTTTTTAATATATTATAAGtatcattattattttattaatttaatatgTAGGCGAGACGAGATTGCAAGGCAGGATTGCGAGACGGAATAatgtaagatgaaaaacaaacaaaaacaacacaAGTTAAACCATCTTCTACACCACCTCGCACCACCATCGTGGCTACCACCTCAGACCACCACGCCAACACCCCCCTCTCGTCGACCTCCACTATGGCGACACCAAAAGCAGCCCAGAATTCATCAACGAGCATCAACAAATTGAGGCTCCCAATGCCAAAAGCACCACCATCCGCACCGAACCCCACAGGCCCACAGTCCCACCTTAAAAACCCCTTCCCCTCTCCATAAAACCCAGATCTAGTGTTTTTAGGGGAGTGAGATGAGCTTACAAAGGTGAGGGAGAAGATTAAGGGTGTCGGGTTTCGACGGGCGGCGGCGTGATTGGTGTTTCGACGGGCAACTGCGGGCGGTGAAGGGTGGGGAGGCGCCGACGATAGTTCGACGAAGGTTGGTGAAGGGTTGGGTGGCGACGACGGTAGTGGTTATAGCGGAGGCTGTGATTGTGgtggattgttttttttttctttaatttattcatttcctATGTGTATTAGTAAAACAGCCTAGTCATTAGCTAAATCAGCAAAAATTAGTCATGTCATTCGCCACATATGACACTTAACGGCCCATTTTGACGGAATTAAAGTTCAGGGTAACGTTAATTACATTTAAGGGACTCCGGGATTTCCAAAAACTTTTTCTATTTTGTAGGGTTACCATGTATTATTCGAAAAAGTTCAGCGTCACCATTTGGAAAAACCcattttttaacaattaaaatgtCATTATAAAACATAGACTTAATGAGTTAATTAAAATACTtttgtctcaattatttgtttacctttaattgaAATACCGTTCACATTAGGACGGACAAAGCAAGGAATAGTGTAATAGATTACACAAAAACTCCAAAGAGACGTTCTCTTAGTATTCACATAATAAAGTGAGGGACCtactaaattatatttttttatattatgtctcccactaagtTAGTGGGAGACAGTTTCTATGAAACCTAATGGAGAGATTGTATTCATTTTTGAAAAATGAAGATTTACAGTTTCCAAACATCATTACAAAATGTTACTATCAGAAATGGAGTTAAAActaactaattaatattattttacgtctttgtcatttgtttatctttaattaaaataccaAAATGGAGAGAATAACGACTATACAAGAGTTTAAATTCATTTTTAATAAGAAAAAACGGACCTTCCGTCTTAGATGGTCATTGTTAtttaactttgattaaaatatcgcTCACAATGAGACGGAgatcataaaaataaaaaaagagtTAAACACAAAGAGAACAGTAAGAAGGAAACCTTGCATTTAGTAATTTCGCCATATGGAGAAAATGCGTCATAGAGAGTCACCACGTCGACGGCGAAAGAAAGGTTGCCAACATAAACTCGGTACTCCGCCATTGATGAGTTTCACGAAAGCGTAAATTGAACGAAGCGAAAGAAGGGAGAAAAGTAGAGGATTGTGAAGAGGAGGATGAAGGATATATAGTGGATGAAAATGAAGGGGTATTTATTGAGAACTGATGAGTGAAAGTGTGAAAGGAGTCCAGGTAAACTGGGAGAATCTTCTGAGTGTAAGTCACGTGGTGTGCACGTTCAAGGAAAACTAGATCTAGTAATGCGAATCTTTCCAAATAGAGGAAGTATATAAAACTCTATGAGTTGAGCTGGATAGATTCTCACTCCACGTTCTATATTGACTTATTGAGCATACCAGGCTAGCCCTAGCCCAAATGCTCAACTACATTACGAGTTAGAACATGAATTGGCGTTATCGGGTGATATTCAATCTCAATGCCATCCTTTTATAAATAATAAGTGAGGACCCTGAAAATAATGAGTGCATGTAAAAGGGTAGTACCAAGATTACACCTAGgcagcaccaaaacggacacggatacGAATACGCGACatggcatcccatgaaatttaggacacgggataCGTCATTTAAATTCAACCATGTAACAATTCacgccatttaccttaaattcaacttgattccgtttgaaggtgtccaaataccatggacacggctcaaaatagcATGGACACGTgaccaaataaaagatgaaagttagacacggctttacaagtgttcgacacgttttgacgtgtgtccgacgagtgtcgtgtctgACCAGGGGCGAGGCCACCTTTGCTAATGGTGTAGCAGGTGCTACACCGAAAACGAAAATTTCGGTTAGAATTTTGTAATTTGCTACACCAATATCTACGACTTCTATGCCAATATCTAATAACATTACCTTAAAGTATATATTTTGCTACACCGAAATTAAAATCCTGGACTCGCCCCTGTGTCTGACACGGGTGTCCGACACAGGAAGGCCGATTAGGAGGAGCGTCCTTGCTACCTAGGATTACACCCTATCATTTAAGTTAAACTAAACTATACATAACTAAACACACTGAATATAGCTGAATTTAAAATGAGTTGAAATTAAGTACAAAAGAACCCGATCCATTATACCGTTACAATAATATGTCGGGGTCAAACTAGGAATATATTCACCACAAAATGTAGTCCAAACTCCAAACCAGCTTGTCTCCGAAAAGGACCGGCCCATTAAGCCTCTAGAATGTATTCCTTGGGTAAAAAACATTATCCCAAATGAGTGTGTAATAGGACTATAGGAGTACACTTTACACTACTAATAATAATCCGACGAACAAAATTGCTTAATAAATTACAAATTCTCGTTGAAAACGGGCACTATCTTTCACAAGTTAAAGATGGATAGTTTCTCTCTTACAATATGCAAGTGATATTATTTATGGGGTGCTCCATTTTTTCCcacttgccttattgtgagagAGACATTAGCCGTCTTCAGCTTGTAACGTATagtgtccgtcacaagcaagacgctttgttaataaatatataaaatacatttttattttaataaaacatattttaaattgataaattgaatATTTTAAATACCGAGTTACAAGAACATACCCCAATAGAACTCATCAACTCCCGCAAATTGCGCGGTATGTAGTGGGGGAGAGTGGTAATGTCTACGAAATATTCTTAAGTTACAAAATGGATTCATTAATTATAGATTAATCTCTAAATAATTAATAGATGTATAATTACCTAATTGCCCATAAAAAGAATATTCAAATTGAAATTCAAATGTTTAGGAGGGAAACTAATTTGGCTATCTATTTACCAAAATACTTTCGGTGTTACCGAGTTTGGGTAACACCCAATTTCGCCATCTCATTTTTTAACAGAAAAAGATTTGCAAGAGATTCCCATTAACCAAAATAGTCCATGTATGACATACTTGCATGTTATCAAGTTTCATGCTTCCATGTTCTTACGTACAAGATACTAACATAATTGAATCTAAGTGCGCCACACGAAGAGGCCCCAAATGCAAAAAGTAGCTCCCTTCTATGGATAAAGGATGCTAATATTGCTAAATTCTCGATCTTTACGAACTTCTCAATAGTCTACCAGTATcttagggtaagattattggtagtcttgagacaaAACTTTGGTAAGTCTTAAGACAAGACttactcaagactaccaataatctaccaAAATCTTAACAAAGTCctaagttgagtcttggaaattcaagactcaacttaagattTTGGGTGAGTCTTGACCCCACATCCAAAGAAAAGTATCCAATGAATGGGCCACATgtgttatttttttttcttatttttttttaaagtttgtaaaaaaaaaagtgaaatggaAAAGTAAGGTCTGAGGTGAATCTGACTGATAATATATGGAGTCTGAGGTAAGTCTGGGATAAGTCTTAACAATATAAAATCTACttagtataaaagctaggttcTTTGAAGGCTTCTGATTGGCCGATAAAATTCATAAAATTGACTTTGTATGGGTCCCCCCATGTTTTACCTCTCATTTAATTACCCTCACTCCTCTCTAATAAATTTCTACTCTATTCTGATTATTCAATTGTTAGTTCTTAATTACTCAATTCAATAATTAGTGATAATAATTGTAAACCAGTTATCACTCTCCAACCCACTTTAAATAATCTTCTTGACTTTTAATTTCAACAAGTCAATTGTTACATAAAAAAAATAGTTTCATGTTAAAAAAAATGATGTTTAAAAAAGAAGTACGGAGTatagtaaataaatataaattccttaaaaaataatatcttaataaaaaaaataccaGGTATCTAAAAATATTATGTGTATAATTGTTTTTCGGAAATAAATCTAATCATTCGGAATACATCGAcctatttaaaaaaattaaatcagcaaaataattataattatactacTGAATCTTTTAAAAACTGTAGATTTGAaggttttcgaaaaaaaatattgataaatcttttaaaatgaaaaaaatacgagtaacaatTCATGTAGAAGTGGAGATTTTCGgagaaaaaaagcaaaaaaaaaaaatattacgaaTAATTCTCTAAAAGAAACATAAAAAAACATTTTAATGAATATactaaaatataataaataagaAATAGTCAAATAAGAAGCatattagatctgaaaaaatcttggaaaaaacatattgacaaaattttaaaaatcgaaaaaaaatatGTACTTTGAAATGGACCAAGCGAATAAAAGAACCCAGAGTATAATTTTTGGATCATACTTACATGAATTTCTTCTACTTATACTCTTCAATTAACTCCAATATtgacattaaatttattaaattcgaATCTAAAAGGCATTAAAGATTAAGAATATGTATATTGATATAAATTGTCGATAGGCGGAAAATTAGAGGAAAATTTATCTTTATTTTTTCTGTTAGGGTGGAGACCCGATAGAGATCGGAATAAGAGGTGAAAAGTGTGAAGGTGATACTTGAGAATGGGTAGGATCACAAAAGgagaaagatgatgatgaacaaagATTGGTTTAAATGAGCTTAAAAATATAAGAGGTGACTGATAAGGAGTGCGGCGGAACTTTAAGATAGGGGTAGAGAGCCACATGAAATGGGATGAGGGGTTAAAATGAGTGAGGAGGTGGCTGGGTATGGTTAATTACTTAAAACATATTTTTGGTTATGTATAATTTAATTAGCTTTTAAGTTTTGGTAGGTTTATTCGTTTATATGTCAAAAtcagaatttataagtaggtaaTACGGACTTACGGAGTACGTAGTAGTGAATAATAGAGCGTACGATAGTAGTGAATAATATGGGATATGGTAGTTTTTGTGAAGCGGTTTTGTCGATAAGACGATTTTATTGTctaaaaatacaaattatttattaGCATTAAATAAAAAGTTTTCTAATAAAAATAGACCGCTTTACAGTATGATGTCATACTATTCTATAATTTGTGTACGGGGCATATTTTTCATTTTGTGAAAAGTCATTTACCTGATATggaaatactccctccgtaccacaccaaaggtaacgtagggaaaagtggagtatttaagaaaaagtggaaaaagtaagggtaaataGGGAAAAATAGGTgaggtatgtaattgtgggttgataggtggggtatgtaatggcattttgtgtaaatataaaataggtataaggataacttggtaatgttgtgggccaaataaggaatgttacctttggtgtggtacgtccgtttatagtaagtattacctttggtctggtacggagggagtggataacgaatgaataatatacttaaaataaaaacagataACAAATGATTTGGCCGGAGGGAATAATTGTTTTGAACTCATATTTTAGTCATATTTGCATTTAAAGAACTGAAAATGTCGGCCCAATTACAATTTAGGCACATTAGGATTGTTGATCTAAATATTATAGGAGTATAATTTATAGATGTACATTTATTTTAACATTTCGAGATAATATATAGTTATTTTCACTTCCGTCTGCCCTCCATATaagatttttctttgttctttATATCAGTTTAAATGTATTAAAATCATGTTATATTCACTAGATacttttaaccaatttaattGATCATGAATTTAAAATTCATTTAAAAACATATACTTATATTTTGCTTTTATCTTCGCTGTTTGTTTTGCGATGGCAATAAACAAAGTCAAGGATAATCATACTCATTTAAGTGCTCTTATATACAATGATAAATTGATAACGCATGTTATtaattacgacccgtgcattttctgcacgggtttaaaactagttaataaaagttagtggaaaactgATGTAGCAGATAATCTCACCCTTAATATATACGAATAGTTCTTGATCGATCTCCTCCCTCTTTTAAGTACCGTGACTTATAACTCAACATTACAagtaatcaactttgtttaaagtcttgtcaaaaaaaaaaaaaaaaaactttgttTAAAGTGACCTTGCAAAACAAGAATTTTGTAAAACGAATTGTAAATAACGAACATTTCATTTAAACGAGTTATTATTACTTGTCCTACTTAATACATTCATTTTACATAATAAGTGTATAAATCGGCCTTACTAAATAATAATCCTGCCATTCAAATGAATTTCGTACATTTGATTAATATGTAACTCACATTAAAGGATATTCAAAATCGATTCAGTTTACATAACTAGTTCAGTTAACCGTTTTGCCTATTCAGCAAAAAGCAAGGAAatctttatataattttttttgacaacaataggaaatttttatttagtTGGTCCATCCAAAGGAAATCACACTACAACATGATGACACATATTGTTTTTCAAACTTCAAACATGAGTGAATTAAAAAAGATACAAGGAATTCAAAGAAAAGTACAAAGCACAACATACAGAATGCAAATGAACTGAAATTAACGAGCCCTAAACCTTTTGAAACTTAACGTGAAGAGGGACTCCATCGTTGTCATTGACGACCAAAACCATGACGTTGGGCTCAAGAGTTACGACATTGATGTCGTCACAATCAGAAGAGAATATATTATGACAACATTGTAGTTTGTAAACTCCATCCTGATTTTCAACCTCAACAATACGAAACCCAACCCTATTATTGATCTGTCCTGTTTTGACATAGCCACGAGAATTTGACATTGGTGACGAAGAACCAAAAGTCAACTGCCATGACTTCGGCTCAGGGCAGTCTTGGCCGCCCGGGTAATCAAACTGGAAGTTGACAAACAGGTTTTTATAAATAGTAGAACTCTTATAACGGGGTTTGATCTTAAGAGGAAGTGCAGTTTGGGATAAAGCTACATGAAAAGGGCAAGTTTGGTTAATGGAGAAGAGGCCTATTCCCCTGAAATTCGCAGGTTGACCGCCATTGATCGTATTTGAAGGAACGATTAGGTAAGAATTGTCTCGTTTCAGAGGGTTGCTCTCGGTGTCTCTCACTTCAGGACCATCTTCATTGAAAATGATGTTCTGGTTTATATtaatattgaatattattggtcttGCATTGGAGGGAGGACTGAATAAGAAGACGAGAGATGATATTATGGTTAAACCGAGTAGCTTGGAAATGTGATTCATTTCCCGTATGTGTGTGTGAAATTGTGCAGGATTTAGTAAAATTATGTGCGGGATTTCAGAAGCATGTGGGTGTGATTGTATGTGTGTGTTGGCGAGGAAGAAAAGATCGATCATCGTCCTATTTATACAATTATAGATATGTGATACattcattaaaaaaaaatccTTCACTAGGATGCATGACAATAAAATAAGATATAATGAATAATTTGAATATAATTAAGAATAAATTATCTGTCATCTATGAAACTTTTGGCATCATTATTTTTATATGAGTTCACTAAAGAAACATCGTGCATCTCACCATATAATATCGTGCATCTCATTATCAATTTATCATATACATACACACACTGTATCGAGCGGATTAAATTGAGTGTTTTGATTGGAAATCAAAACGCGCTATTAATATTACTctgtacatattatagtatatGAATGAAGAGTTACGTTATGAACAATAaggtaaaaaaataaaaaagttatGGGTATAAGCGAGAATATCTCAAAAAAAAATGACAAGAGTACCCTTTAAGGGGGATTGGAGCTAACCAAAATATAGTGCAACTCCATCGAGCTCCTTCTTAGGCTATATTTTAGGCAACTCCGATTCCTCAATATTGTACACTTACAATAAAGTCGGAGTTTGAGGATAAGAGGTAGTAATTAGTATAACAG from Silene latifolia isolate original U9 population chromosome 3, ASM4854445v1, whole genome shotgun sequence harbors:
- the LOC141649997 gene encoding kunitz trypsin inhibitor 1-like, with protein sequence MNHISKLLGLTIISSLVFLFSPPSNARPIIFNININQNIIFNEDGPEVRDTESNPLKRDNSYLIVPSNTINGGQPANFRGIGLFSINQTCPFHVALSQTALPLKIKPRYKSSTIYKNLFVNFQFDYPGGQDCPEPKSWQLTFGSSSPMSNSRGYVKTGQINNRVGFRIVEVENQDGVYKLQCCHNIFSSDCDDINVVTLEPNVMVLVVNDNDGVPLHVKFQKV